ACCGTGCTCTTGCCGGCCATGTTCGGCCCGGTGAGCACGACGAGGCGCGCGTCGTCGGTCAGCTGCAGGTCGTTGGGGATGAAGCGCTCGCGCGGCATCATCCGCTCGACCACCGGGTGGCGGCCCCCGACGACGTCGAGGTCGAAGCCGTCGGTGACCTCGGGGCGCACGTAGCCCTCGCGCTCCGCGACGTCGGCGAGCGCGGCCAGGACGTCGAGCTCCGCGAGCCGCGCCGCCGCGCGCTGCAGCGGCTCGATCTCGGCCCCCACCCGCGCGCGGAGCGCGTCGCACACCGCGCGCTCGCGCGCCTCGATCGTTTCGGCCGCGCCCAACACGGCCGCCTCGTGCTCCTTGAGCGCGGGCGTGACGTAGCGCTCCGCGCCGGCGAGCGTCTGCCGGCGCTGGAAGTCGGCGGGCACGAGGTGGCGGTGCGCGTTGGTCACCTCGAGGAAGTAGCCGAAGACGCGGTTGAAGCCGACCTTGAGCGACGGGATCCCGGTGCGCGCCCGCTCGTGCTGCTGGATCGCGGCGATCGCGTCCCGGCCGCCGTCGCGGAGCGCGCGCGCCCGGTCGAGCGCCGCGTCGACCCCGCCGGCCACGGTCGGCTCGTCGCCGCCGAGTTGGAGCGGGGGGCGGGCGACGAGCGCGGCGGCGAGCGCGCCGGCGAGCGCGCCGACGCCCGCGGCCATTTCGTCCCACTCCGCGCCGATCGCGGCCAGCCGCCCGCCCGCGGTCACCTCCGCGCTCACGTCGTCGAGCACGCGCGCGAGCGCGGCGCGCCCGTCGGGGAGCCGCGCGAGCGAGTCGCCTAACAGCCGCAGCTCGCGCGGCGTCGCGCGGTTGGCGGCCGCCTTGCCGGCGAGGCGCTCCACGTCGCGCACGCCGTCGAGCGCCTCGCGCAGCGCGCCGCGCGCGAGCGGGGCGGCGGCGAACGCGGCCACCGCGCCGAGCCGCGCGTCGATCGCGGCGACGTCGACGAGCGGGGCGAGCAGCCAGCGCCGCAGCAGCCGCGCGCCCATCGGCGTCGCCGTCCGGTCGAGCACCGCGACGAGCGTCCCCGCCTCGCCGCCGTCCTCGCCCGCGCCGGGCCGGAGCGACTCGACGAGCTCGAGGTTGCGCCGCGTCATCTCGTCGAGCGGCATCGCGCCGCCCGCGCGCTCGACCGTCGGCCGCGCGAGGTGCGGCAGCCCCGCGGGCTGCAGCTCGCGCAGGTAGCGGAGCAGCGCGCCCGCGGCGCCGAGCAGCAATTCGTCTCCCGACGCGACCAAGCCGAGGGCGTCGGGGCCGAGGGCGTACTGGCGGCGGAGCTCGTCGGCGCCGAGGGCGGGGTCGAACTCCCACGCGTCGCGCGCGGTGAGGAGCGGGGCGCCGCCGGACGCAGAGTCGGGCGGCGCACCCGCGCCGGAGGACGCGGCGCCGGGGAGCGCGGCGGCGCCGCGCTCGGTCAACAGCTCGCGCGCGGCGTAGCGGGCGAGCAGCGCGTCGGCGTCGGCGAGGGGCGCGGTCGCGAGGCGGAACTCGCCGGTCGACAGGTCGGCCGCGGCGAGCGCGACCCGGCCGGCGTCGGCGCGGGCGGCCGCGACGAAGGTGTTGCGCGACGCGTCGAGCAGCTCGTCGGCGAACGCGGCGCCGGGCGTGACGGTCTCGACCACCTCGCGGCGCACGACGCCCTTGGCCTGCTTCGGGTCCTCGACCTGCTCGCAGATCGTCACGCGGAAGCCGCGGCTCACGAGGCGGCGCACGTACTCCGCGCACGCGCGCACCGGCACGCCGGCGAGCGGCACGTCGGCCGCGCCGCCGTTGTTGCGCGCCGTCAGCGTGAGGCCTAACACGCGCGCGGCGACCTCGGCGTCGCCGTAGAACATCTCATAGAAGTCGCCACAGCGATACAGAAGGATGCTGTCTGGATGGGCGCGCTTGTGCGCCTCCCAATCCAGCATCATCGGTGTTGCTGCGGCTTCGGTCGCACGTTCGGGTGCGTCGGGTCGAGAAGTGACGCTCGTGCTCACCAGCGGTTTGACCGAATTACCAGTACGTTACGGACTTACTTACGTCGTCCGTGTCCAAGAGGGGAATGCTTTGTGCCTTAGCGGAGACGGCGAGCGCGATCATCGATGTGCGAAGTTAACAGCGCGTCCAGGGCACCGTAGCAGCGTGCGGTCAGGCGGACTTGCGTGCTTACGCAAGCTGATCTGGCCGGAAGTAGAGGCAAGCGCTACGTCCGAGGGCGGAGTCTAGCAGTCCGCCCGCCCGCACGACTTGGAGCGGGATGCGGCGCCAATCCGGACGTGGGTAGGTGCAACTGGTGTGGTCTAGCCAGTAACGTGCTCGGCCGCGCTCGGGCCCGGAGTAGAGCTGGCGAGCTACTGTTTAGTGTCCCCACTCATTGAGGTCGGCGCCGAAGGCCCGCAGCCGAAACAATCGGGTGCGTGAGGCGCAAAAAGTGCCACACAGCTCACGGTCAGGCCTTGACGAAGTTCGTCAAGCGATGATTTTCGGTGCATCACATGTGTCGCATGAGTGCCTCGCGTGAGAAAGCCGTCATGAAACCTTTCATGAGGGAGAACGCTGGGCGTAACACGTCATGCCCGACCTGCGAAATGCTGTGCCGAATGCTTGCCTCAGGCGTCCCGTGGTAGCGAAAGTGACGCGTGGTACCGCTTAACACCTGTTGAGGCCTTGCGTCAACCTGTTGCGGGTGCGATAGTAGCGGCCGCAAGCTCTCGTCTCACCCGAGCGATACGAACGTTTCGGTCGGCTGGTTTTGAACGGCACACGCCCTGCACGGCCCTGACCAAGCCTCATGCCCATCAAAAGTAAGAAGACCTTACTTGGCTTGCGGGGTATGAGGGGTTCTCAGGATAACTCACCATTCACCGGAATCGGAGTCAAGTATGCGCCTCATTCGAGCGACACTTGTCTGGGCGACCGAGGCCGGGTACACAGCGTCAGCCGACATCCGGCCCGACGAACCCACCATCATGTGGAGGAAGACGACATGAAGCACCCAGTGAAGATCACCGTCACGGGCAACTTCGGCGGGAACTTCGGCGGGAACTTCTGAAGTCCGTAGTTGCTCGCTGTACCATGTAATGTGGTACCGCTGAAGGGCCTGTCTCCGCGGAGACAGGCCCTTCAGCGTTGGTAACTAGGGCGGCTTTACCTCTTCAGGACGTGGCAGGGGACGCCGCAAGAGTGCCTGTAGTCGTGGGACTGGCGGGTGGGACGACCGTAGCTCCGGCAGGCGGTGTCCCCGGAGAGGACGGAGGCGAGGGTTGCGGTAGCCACTTGGTGACGACTTCGAAACCCTGCCACGGGAGCAGCCCGATCGGGAACTCCCATGTCCGGCCGGCCACCCGATTCACAATGCGCTCCTGATCCGGGTGCATCGCGGAGACGTCGAACTCGACATCCTGCACCGTCGTCGCGTCAATGGTTATCATCGCGTCCGTGGTGCAGATGCTCGTGGTCCAGCAGAACGTGTCGGGAACGCGGATCGCTTCCTCAAGGATCATGGTCACGATGACAGGAGCAACGTCGATGTCGGCTGTGGTCTTGAACAGCGTCCCTTCTGGATTAAGTTTCTTGGTGAGATTAATACCTTTATACGACTCCATGCCGACCTCCACGGATTTAATCTGCGGGAGTACCGTCCCGTTCGTGCACTGCACGCGGCGATCGCTGTCGATACCAAGCTTGATAGGTTCGCCGCGCACCACACTCCCGGTGAGGCTGCGGAGCTGGTAGCGGAGGATGGTGGTGGCGAACAGTAGGTTTTTGTCGACCTGCGTGAGTGCATCTTCGCGGCGCACGTTGATCTCGACGGCCCAATTCTCCTTGACGACCTTGGCGCTCAAGACGTGAACGCGAACTTGGTCGAACACTGCTGCTGGGATCAGGCGCTTGAACGCCGCCTCGATGACGCCCGAGCGGATCTCGCCTTGGAGACGACTCCTCGCGTACTGTTCTAGAATGAGCGAGAGCACGACGGCAAGGCAGAGCGCCATCCCAATGTCCCGCCACACGAGATCGGGAAATGTCTCGGGCTGGATGTGGCCCTCCCAGTCAGTGAGGGTCTTCCGTATCGCACTCTGTTGCGTCGCGAGAAGGCCGGGCACGATATGTCCGATCTCCACCAGAACGCTGTCACCAATGTGTTCTTCGGTGACGTGCCGGTGCGCGCCTGCGTAACCCACGCAGCAGAGACCGAACACTCCGACGGCCGCGAGAATAAAGTTGTACCGGACTTTGGCCGGCTCCATCTCACTGGATTCTCCCGGTGAAATAGCGCCATACGCGCCGGTGGTGTGCTTGGCCTTCGCAAGCTGTCTCAGGTACCACCGTCGAGCCCACCAGATCAACACGCCCGCGACGACCGTCACAGCTAGGATGGTGGCCAGAACAGTTCGGTCCACATGGATGACGATGTCGTTGCCCAAGCGGGGAACTCCGTATCGGGTGAGGATGATCGAGAAGACGGCCGGCAGTGCTGATGCCTACGTCATCCCGCAGCAATGTTGACGCGGCCTAACCTTGTGACGAAAACCAAGTTCTGCAACCCTCGCCGGGGCTGCCTTGACGAACCCCTGCCCGGCCTGCGGGCGTAGGGGCCGCTGATTCTGCGCCCGTGGCAAGCCGGAGAGCTGGCGCGACCGCTACCGGTTCTAGGTAGCCGGTCAGTCGAATCACGCAGCGATCTCGGCGAGTCTCCAGACATGATCCGTCAGCCCGGCCGCCATCGCCGGGGTCGTCTTAATCGCGCCGCCTTCGTGAGCGTCGCGTGGGGCAGCAGTAGTTGTAGAACATGCAGTAGAGGCTGACCGCGTGCGCGTGGTTCTCGGCCTTCTTGCTGAAGCCGTTCGTGAGCCGCGTGAACCGGCGCATCTGCGTCCGCATGGTCAGGTTCGCGCGCTCGACGTAGGACGTAGACACGAGGTCGTCGTCGGGCGCCCCTGGCACGCGCTCTTTCGTCGCCCCGGTGCAGACCATCGGGCTGTAGCGGCGCTGCGACCCGACTTCGGCCGCCTGTCCGTACGGCTTCACGATCATCGCGTAGTCGACGCCGTGGTAGCCGAAGGCACCCTCGACGGCCGTGAGGTACATGTGGTGGCCGTCCGTCGTGAGCTGGACGCGGTTGGCGAGCCGCCCGGCCACGTCCTGCATGAAGGCGTAGGCGTTCTGCGGGGTGCGCTCCCCGACGAGCCACGACAGCATGAGCTTGGAGTCCGCGTCGATGTCCGTAAACGTCCAGATGTCGCCCTGGCCGGCGTGCGTGGCGTTCCGCTGCTTCGCGCCGACGAACGCCCAGATCTCGTCCGCCTCCACGCGCTGCGTCGTGAGGTGGCGCAGCGCGTGGTCCTGGTAGACCGAACAGGACTCGCCCACATCTACCAAAAGCCGCGGGACTGTGTTCTTGCTTACCCCAGTCACGCGGGCGACGGCACGGATGGACTGACCTTCAACCAGTCCCTTCACGATCGCCGCGTCGCACGAGATATTGCGTGTTCATGTTTGACAACATGCGTAACGCTACGCATATTGTCAATGCGTAGCGTTACGCATAACCCCCCTGTGCCCCGGACGGGCCATGTCTGAAGAGGCGAAAAAACTCGGAGCGTTAGGCGGGAAGAGGCGCGCGGCGAATCTGACGAAGGCGCAGCGGAGCGACGCGGCTCGAAAGGCAGCGATGGCCCGGTGGGGCGGCGAGCTCCCGGTCGCCGCCCACTCGGGGACGCTGGTAATCGGGGACTTGCCGATCCCGTGTTCCGTGTTGGCCGATGGGACGCGCGTAGTGTCGGAAGCGGGCTTCACGAAGGCGCTCGGGCGAGCTCGAAGCGGCACGGCTTGGATGCGCGGTAACGACCCGGGAGCTCGGATGCCACACTACGCCCCTCCGAAGAACCTTATCGAGTTCATTGGCAACGACTTAGCCAATGAGCTCATGCAGCCGATCAAGTATGTCTCGGTCAGCGGCGGGAAGGTCGGTTACGGGGTCAAGGCTGCGTTGATCCCGCAGATTTGCGAGGCGTGGTTGCGCGCTCGCGATGCCGGCAAGCTCAACCGGCAACAACAGCGGACCGCCGCCCAAGCCGAGGTACTGATGCGCGCCCTCGCGCATGTCGGCATCATCGCGCTAGTCGATGAGGCGACCGGGTATCAGGAAGTACGTCAGAAAAACGCGCTCGCGGAGATTCTTGAAAAGTTCATCTCCAAGGAGCTCCGGAAGTGGGTGCGACGTTTCCCGTTCGCGTACTACGAGCACATCTTCCGGTTGAAGCGCTGGGACACATCGGAGCTGACTCCGAACTCTCCGAAGCCGCTAGAGGTCGGGCGCATAACCGACGACCTGATCTATCGGCGACTGGCCCCTGGTGTCCGAGCTGAGTTGAGGCGTCTCACGCCGCGCAACGAGAAGGGATATCTGTCCAGCAAGCTTCACCAAAGGCTCACGGACGACATCGGGAATCCGAAGCTTGAGAAGCACATCGCAATCACGATGGCGCTCATGGAGATTTCTCCGGACTGGCCGACCTTTATGGGCCACGTAAACCGAGTCCTTCCGCCGTTCAACAAGAACTACGAGCTACCGCTCGGCGACGCGAGAGATTCGTCTACGCGCCTACACGTCACCTCCCGCGCTCTGTCGGCGGGAGCTCCAGCGATGCGAGAGGCGGACGAGGTTGACGAGGCGGAGTTTGAGATTCTTCCGTCTGCCGGATGACACGCTGAACAACTCGGAAGGCCGACTCGATCACGTCTTCGAGGGCCGCCCACGTCTTGGACGGTTTCTTCTGTTTTGCCATCTAGGGAGCCTACCCTCGGTCGGCCGGTCCGCCCACTCTGTCACGGCGCAAACTGACCCACGACCGCACGGCGCGCGCAGGCGGGCGCTCACGTCCTCGCGGCAGGCGGCGAGCCGCAGGCTGTTGGACGTCGGGCGGAAGAACGTGGCACGCGTGAGGGGCAGCGGGACGGACATGGCCAGAGTCTGCAGCCTAACGCAGAGTAATCGTCCACCCAGATGGTCCGGACGCGGCCCAGACTGGTGCCGGTGGCCAGTCGAGGCGGTCAGCCGTACCGCCGCGCTCGCGCCATTTCCCCAGTCCCCTGCTTTGTCACGGCGAAACTGACCGACTACCGGCCGGACCCCTCGCGACACGCCCATTTTGGCTCTAACATCACGGCATCACGTCCGTTGACGCCCGAGCCCCCTCTACGCGGGCTCGGGCGCTTCGTACGCCCGTACCTCGGCGTCTGCTGTGGGGACTTCTATTCGTAGAAGTCGCCCATGCGGAAGAACAGGATCGCGTCGGGGTGACGCGCCTTGATCTCCAGGTACTGCTGCATGGCCGGCGTCGCGGGCGCCTCCGGGACCGACGCGCCATTCGCCGACGGGCCGCGGGCCGGCGGGGCGACGGACGCGGTCACCGGCCCCTCGCGGCGGGCCGCCGAACGCGCCGCCTCACGGGCGCTGCGGCGCGGCGGACGGCCCGTCGCCGGCGTCGGTGACGAAGCCGGCGAGCCCCTGCCCCGCGAACGTCGCGCGCGCCGCCGCCGCGGCCGTGCGCGACGTGTAGCGGCCGATCTTGACGCGGAACGGGGCCATGCTCCCCGTCGCCCGGGCGTCGAACCCGCGCGCCCGCAGGTGCGCGGCGAGCGACTCGGCCCCGTCGCGCTGGGCGTAGGCGGCGACCTGCACGGCGAAGCCGCCGGCGGCCGGCGTGGCGGCCGCGGGCGCGGTGGCAGACGGCGTGGCGGCCGTCGGCGGTGGCGTGGCTGGCGTGGCGGCCGGCGCGGCCTTCGCCTTCGCCGTCGACGTCCAGACAGTCGATGGCCCCGGCGCGGGTGCGCCCGGCACAGGTGCGCTCGATGCGAGTGCGCCCGATACGGATGCGACGGTCGTCGTTGCACTCGACGACGTCGGGCGCGACGCCGTCGGTGCCGGCGTGGTCGGTGCCGCTGTAGCCGCTGCGGACGACCGCGCCGGGGTCGTAGCCGAGCCCGACGTCGGCCGCGTGGAGGTCGCCGCGGCCGTGGTGATGGTCGCCGGCGTGGCCGTCGCGGGTGGCGTGATCGGCGTGGGCCGCGCGGCCGGCGGAGCCGCGGCGGGGGTGGGAGCCCGCGTCTCGTCGTCAGACGCGTGCGACGCGGGCGCGGCCGTTTGCGTCGCCGGGTGCGGCGGGGCGGGCGTGCCGGGCGGCACCACCGCGACCACCGACGCCGGGTCGCACGCGGGCAGCCGCTGCCAGAGTTCGAGCACCTGCTGCCGCGTGAACGTCTCGCTGCTCCGCGCCGCGGCCGACGCGTCGGCGAGGGCGAGGCACGCGCCGCGCGTGTCGCCGAGTTCGAGCCGCGCGCGCGCGAGCCAGTAGTCGGCCTGCGCGTGCGCCGGGTCGTCGGGCCGTTCGCGCACGAGACGCGCGAGCGCGGGCGCGGCGACGTCGGGGCGGTCGCGCGAGATGTCGAGCTGGGCGAGCCGGACGATCGCGTCGCCCACGCGCGGCGAGGTCGAGAATTCGTCCGCGATGCGCCGCAAATCCTGCTCCGCCCGCGCCCCGTCCGCGCTCAGCGTCGCGCGCCACCAGAGCGCCTCGGCCAGCGCCGGCGAGCCCGCGGGCGAAGCCGCGACGAGCGAGTCGGCGACCGCGCGGCCGAGCGCGCCTTGCCCCTGTTCGACGAGGCGGCGCGCCCGCTCGTACGGCCCGACGGCGGAGCCGGTGGTGAGCGACGGCGGCACTCGCTGCGCGCCGGCCGCGCGCGCGGCGAGCGGGCCGACGGCGCAGACGGCGACCGCGCACGCGAGGAGGACGCGGGCGTTCCGGGCGGGGCGAGCGGTCCGGAGCGTCACGGCTCGACTCGGGGCAGGTTGGCGCATGGAACGGAGGACGGCGCGCAGCACGCCGGGAAGATACGCCGTCCCCGCCGTTCGCCAGCGGTGTCGGCGGCAGCAGTGCCGCCGACGGCGGTCAGCGCCGCGTGGCGCCTGCGGCGGCGGGGCGCTCCTGCGGCAGCGCGCAGAGGGCGAGGACCAGTGTGGTGAGGAGCTGGGCGTCGGAGGACACGCCGGTCTCCTTGAGCGCGACGTCGGCCTGGAGCAGCAACTCGAGCGCGCGGTCGAGCGCGGGCGCGGTCCACCGATCGACCGCGCCGGTCCACGCCCGCACGGCCTCACCCCACGGGCGGCCGGTGTAGGCGTTCCCGAGCTCCTTGAGCAGGGTCATGTACGCGTCGGGCCCGTTGCCGCCGAGTGCGGAGACGCTCACGCCGCGGGTGCGGCGGGCCTGCCCCCAGGCGAGGGCGAGGGTCTGCGTGGCGAGCGCCATCACGGCCGTCACCGCGCTGCTCTTCGGGAGCGAGAGCACGTGCGGGACGAGGGCGCCCGCGGTGCGCGCGTCCTGCCGGGCGACGGCGTCGAGCAGGTCGGCGAGGGTCTCGCCGCGGCGCACGCCGACCACGGCGGTCACGGCCGCCTCGTCGATCGCGAGCGCGTCGCCCGACCGGCCCTGCGCGTAGCTCGCGAGCTTGTCGAGCTCCGCGGCGAGCTGCGGCAGGTCGTTGCCGACGGCCTCCTGCAGTAGGCGGGCGGCCTCGGGGGTGATGCGGGCGCCGAGGACCGTGCTGGCGTGGTGCGTGATCCAGCGGAGAAGGCGGTCCTCGCGGAGCGGGGCGAACTCGAACGCGCCCGCGCCGGCGCGGGTCAGGAGGGCGCGATCGACCTTGCCGCCGGCCGGGGCGACGAGCAGGAGGACGGTGTCGGGGGCGGCACGCTCGAGGTAGCGGTCGAGGGCGGCGCGGGCGTCCTTTTTCAGCGCCGCGGGGTCCCGCAGCACGACGGCGCGTCGCTCGGCCATCATTGGCGGCGTGTCGAGCAGGGAGCCGAGCGCCCCCGCCTCGGCCTCGGCGCCGCGGACCGTTTCGAGGTTGAAGTCGCGCGTGGCGGGATCGACGGCGGCCGCGAGGAGTTGGCGGACGGCGTCGTCCTTCTGGTAGTCGTCGTCGCCGTAGAAGTAGTAGAGCGGGGCGAAGGCGCCGGCGGCGAGCGCGGTGTTGAGGGCTTTGTGCGCGGTGGCGGGGGGCGCGACGGCGGCAGGCATCGCGTCAAGATAGACGACCGGCGGGATGGGACCGCCCCGCTACGCCCCGGACATCTCGATCTCGACCTCCCACGATTCGTCCCCGTCGACCCCGACGATCCGGTGCGCGTTCGTGTCGGCGACGTACACCACCCGCCCGGCGACCGCGAGCGCGCCCGGTTCGGCGAACCCCGTCTTCCACGTGGACACGGTGCGCGTGGCCGGGTCGAGCCACTTGAGCGCGTCGTTGTACGCGTCTGCGACGACGAGTCGCCCGTCGAGCCACGCCAACCCTTGCGGGTGCTGCAGCCGGACCTCGTCGCCCACGCCGTCGCGGTTGCCGAAGTCGAAGAGGCCCGTGCCGACGAGCGTGCGCGTCCCGTCGTCGTCCCGGCCGTCGAGCGCCGCGGCGGTCGTCTCGCGCACCGCGCTCGCCTCCGCGTCGGCCCACCACACGCGATGCCCATCGGAGGCGAGCGCCACGGGTTGCGCGAGGAGCGCGTCGCGGGCGGGCGTGCCGGGCGGCGCGTCGACGAGCCCCTCGCCGCGGCCGCCCGCGACGGGGCGCGCGGAGGCCGGGTCGCCGCGCGGGTCGACGCGCCAGAGCTCGTGCGTGCCGGCCATCGCGACGAGGAGCGTGCCGTCGGGGGCGGGGAGCAGCGCCCACGGCGACGCGATCGCGCCCGCGGCGCGGTCGGCGGCGGTGCGCACGCGGACGCCCGTGCCGGCGAGCACGCGCGTCGCACCGGTCGCGAGGTCGACGGCGCGCACGCGGTGCGTGCCCGTGTCGGCGACGTAGAGCGTCGCGGGAGCGCCGTCGCCCGGGGCGCCGTCGGCGTCGACCGCGGCGTCGAAGGCCAGCCCCTGCGGCCGCGCGAACGGGTCGCCGCCGCCGTCGAGGACGCGCTCGACGACGAGCCGGCGCCCGCGCTCCGTTAGGCGTCCGACGAGCAGGCGCGCGCCGGGGCGCCCGCCGCCGTTGCTCGCCACCGCGAGGCGCCGCACGCCCGCGGCGTCCGGCGCGGAGGCCGCGAGGCCGCCGGGGTAGCGGAGCGCGGGCGGGGGCGGGTCTAACGCCTCCTCCGCCTGCCACGGGCGCGGCGCGCGATCGAGCGTGCCCGCCGCGTCCGCGGCCGCGACCACACTCGCGACGACGCCGGCGAGGGCGGCGAGGCGGGGCTCGCCCGCCTGCTGCCAGACCACGTAGCCGCGCGGGTCGACGACCGCGAGCGTCGGCCAGCCGCGCGCGGCCCACGCGCGCCAGACGCGGAACTGGCGGTCGTTGACGACCGGGTGCCCGGCCGCGCCGAGCCGGCGCGCCGCGTGCGCGATGCGGCGCGTGTCGCGTTCGGCGATGAACTTGCCGCTGTGCACGCCGACGACGACGAGTTCGCGCGGGAAGCGCGCTTCGAGCGCGGCGAGCGTCGCGAGCGCGTGCTGGCAGTTGATGCAGCCGTACGTCCAGAGGTCGACGACGACGACCTTGCCGCGCAGGTCGGCGAGGGCGAGCGCGCTGGGCGCGTCGGCGTTGGGCGCGGCATTGGGCGCGGCATTGGGCGCGGCGCCCGCGAGGAACAGCCAGTCGAGCCCGGGCGGGAAGTCGGGCGCGCGGACGACGGCGGGCGGCGGCGGTTCGGTCATGGGTCGAGAGGCGGCGGGAGCGACGGGCGTGCGACGCGGCCGGCGCCGGCGCGCGTGGCCGCCGCGGGACGCTGGAGGATACCTTGCCGCGCGTGACGCATCTGCCGACGCCCGCGCCCGCCGACGTGCCGCCGCACCACAAGCCAGGCGGCGGCTTCCGGAACCCGTGGCCGAGCGGGCGGCGGGCCGGGGCCGCGGCGCTCGCGCGGTGGCTCGTCGTCGAGCGCGTGGCGCACCCGCGCGCGAAGGACCCGGACCCGCGCGTCGCCTTCCCGCGCGTGGCGAGCGCGTTCCACGTGCCGCGCGCGCCGGACGACGTGGTGGCCGCGACGTGGGTGGGGCACGCGTCGTTCCTGCTGCAGATCGGCGGGTGGAACGTGCTGCTCGACCCCGTGTGGGGCGAGCGCGCGTCGCCGCTCGCGTTCGTGGGGCCGCGACGGTTCACGCCGCCGGGCGTGGACTTCGACGCGCTGCCGCCGGTGGACCTCGTGGTGCTCTCGCACGACCACTACGACCACCTCGACGCGCCGACGGTGCGCCGGCTCGCGGCGCGCGCGCCGGGGGCGCGCTGGCTCGCCCCGCTCGGCGTGGGGGCACGGCTCGAGGCGTTAGGCGTGCCGCGCGCGGCGGTCGCGGAGCGCGACTGGTGGGGCTCGGTGGAGGTGGGGCCGCTCGCGGCGGCGTGCGTGCCCGCGCAGCATTTCTCGGGGCGCGGGCTCGGGGACCGGGACCGGACGCTCTGGTGCGGGTGGGTGCTGCGCGCGCGCGGGCCGGCCGAGGACGCGGGGCGCGCGGTGTACTTCGCCGGCGACAGCGGGCTGCACCCCGACTTCGCGGAGGTGACGCGGCGGTGCGGGCCGGTCGCGCTCGCGCTGCTGCCGGTAGGCGCGTACGCGCCGCGGTGGTTCATGCGGCCGGTGCACTGCGACCCCGACGACGCGCTCGCGGCGTACGACGCGCTGTGCGCGGGGCAGCGTGCCGCGCACCCCGGCGCGCCCGACCCCGTGTTCGGCGCGACGCACTTCGGCGCGTTCAGGCTCACCGACGAGCCGACGGACGAGCCGCCGCGGCGCACGCGCGCGGCGTGGGCGGCCGCGGGGCGCGACGCGGCGCGGCTGTGGGTGCCGCGGCACGGCGAGACGCGCGCGGTCTGAGCGGCGCGCGGCGCGAAACCCGGGACGTCTAACAATCGTCTAACGGGCGTCCGGGCGCGCGCGGGGCCGAGATTTCCGCCGGTCCCGGACGAAAATCGCGGAATTTCTCGCGCGTTGGGCGTTAGGACGGCGCGTTGCGCCCGATTCTTGCGTAAGGCGCGGGCACACCTCCCACCAGGAGACCATCACATGGCGACTCGTTCCAAGACTTCGGGCGACACCACGTCGGGTTCGCGCGCGCGGAGCAGCTCGGGCAAGGACGGCACGTCGAAGGGTGGCGCCTCGGGTTCGGCGTCGAAGGGCAGCAAGTCGGGCGCGAAGCCGGCCGCGCGCAGCGGCGCGGCGGCGAGCAAGAAGCGCGGCGCGTCCTCGAGCGCGAGCGCGGCGAAGGCCGGCGCCAAGGGCACCACGGCGACCAGGCCGAAGACCGCGGCGAAGAAGAAGAGCGCGCCGGCGAAGCGGGCGACCGCCAAGCGGGCCACGGCGAAGCGGGCGACCGCGACCCGGTCCGCCCCCAAGCGCGCGGCGGCGAAGTCGGCGCCGAAGTCGGCGTCGAGCAAGTCGGCCGCGAACAAATCGACGTCGGCGCCGAAGCGCGCCGCCAAGCGCGCGCCT
The Gemmatimonadetes bacterium T265 genome window above contains:
- the mutS gene encoding DNA mismatch repair protein MutS → MMLDWEAHKRAHPDSILLYRCGDFYEMFYGDAEVAARVLGLTLTARNNGGAADVPLAGVPVRACAEYVRRLVSRGFRVTICEQVEDPKQAKGVVRREVVETVTPGAAFADELLDASRNTFVAAARADAGRVALAAADLSTGEFRLATAPLADADALLARYAARELLTERGAAALPGAASSGAGAPPDSASGGAPLLTARDAWEFDPALGADELRRQYALGPDALGLVASGDELLLGAAGALLRYLRELQPAGLPHLARPTVERAGGAMPLDEMTRRNLELVESLRPGAGEDGGEAGTLVAVLDRTATPMGARLLRRWLLAPLVDVAAIDARLGAVAAFAAAPLARGALREALDGVRDVERLAGKAAANRATPRELRLLGDSLARLPDGRAALARVLDDVSAEVTAGGRLAAIGAEWDEMAAGVGALAGALAAALVARPPLQLGGDEPTVAGGVDAALDRARALRDGGRDAIAAIQQHERARTGIPSLKVGFNRVFGYFLEVTNAHRHLVPADFQRRQTLAGAERYVTPALKEHEAAVLGAAETIEARERAVCDALRARVGAEIEPLQRAAARLAELDVLAALADVAEREGYVRPEVTDGFDLDVVGGRHPVVERMMPRERFIPNDLQLTDDARLVVLTGPNMAGKSTVLRQTGLIVLMAQVGSFVPASRARVGVVDRLFTRVGASDNLVRGQSTFMVEMTETAAILAAATRRSLVLLDEIGRGTSTYDGVSIAWSVSEHLHDAVGCKTVFATHYHELVALADDLAAARNMTVLVRETEDRVLFLHRLVPGGADRSYGIEVGRLAGLPAPVIARAKAVLATLEAQQHPPAADGPATEGPAGDGRRRARRVSPVAPADQLPLFAPPPAPHPALEALRAVDPNHLTPMQALELLARLAAQAQATPP
- a CDS encoding hypothetical protein (frameshifted, deletion at around 1282705,1282747); its protein translation is MGESCSVYQDHALRHLTTQRVEADEIWAFVGAKQRNATHAGQGDIWTFTDIDADSKLMLSWLVGERTPQNAYAFMQDVAGRLANRVQLTTDGHHMYLTAVEGAFGYHGVDYAMIVKPYGQAAEVGSQRRYSPMVCTGATKERVPGAPDDDLVSTSYVERANLTMRTQMRRFTRLTNGFSKKAENHAHAVSLYCMFYNYCCPTRRSRRRRD